One Prunus dulcis chromosome 7, ALMONDv2, whole genome shotgun sequence DNA segment encodes these proteins:
- the LOC117635821 gene encoding UDP-URONIC ACID TRANSPORTER 1, with protein sequence MSSKKQAIFISSLVILWYSSNIGVILLNKFLLSNYGFRFPIFLTMCHMAACAILSYISIVFLKIVPLQTLKSKSQFVKIATLSVVFCGSVVGGNISLRYLAVSFNQAVGATTPFFTALFAYLATLKREAWVTYAALVPVVTGVVIASGGEPSFHFFGFVMCISATAARAFKSVLQGILLSSEGEKLNSMNLLLYMSPIAILVLLPAALIMEPNVVDDTLSLGREHKFMWLLLLVNSVMAYSANLSNFLVTKHTSALTLQVLGNAKGAVAVVISILLFKNPVTVIGIGGYMITVAGVVAYGEAKRRFR encoded by the exons ATGTCGTCAAAGAAACAAGCCATTTTCATATCTTCCCTCGTAATCCTCTGGTACTCATCAAACATTGGTGTTATTCTGCTCAACAAGTTCTTGCTCTCAAACTATGGCTTCAGATTCCCAATCTTCCTCACAATGTGCCATATGGCTGCCTGCGCCATTCTCAGCTACATCTCCATTGTTTTCCTCAAGATTGTGCCTTTGCAGACCCTCAAATCTAAGTCCCAGTTCGTCAAGATTGCAACTTTGAGCGTTGTCTTTTGTGGGTCTGTTGTGGGTGGCAATATTTCACTCAGATACCTTGCGGTGTCATTTAATCAGGCTGTCGGTGCAACGACACCGTTTTTCACTGCCCTTTTTGCGTATTTGGCGACCCTTAAGAGGGAGGCTTGGGTCACATATGCTGCTCTTGTGCCTGTTGTTACTGGAGTGGTGATTGCTAGTGGG GGTGAGCCAAGTTTTCACTTCTTTGGGTTTGTTATGTGCATTAGTGCAACTGCTGCAAGGGCCTTTAAGTCTGTTCTTCAGGGTATCCTACTTTCTTCTGAAGG GGAAAAGTTGAACTCCATGAATTTGCTGCTGTATATGTCTCCAATTGCTATTCTAGTGTTGTTGCCTGCTGCACTTATAATGGAGCCCAATGTCGTAGATGACACTCTGTCACTTGGAAGAGAGCATAAATTCATGTGGTTACTTCTTTTGGTTAATTCAGTAATGGCGTATTCTGCtaatttgtcaaatttcttgGTGACCAAACATACAAGTGCATTAACACTTCAG GTATTAGGCAATGCAAAAGGTGCTGTGGCTGTTGTTATCTCAATTCTTCTTTTCAAGAATCCTGTCACTGTTATCGGTATTGGTGGTTACATGATAACTGTTGCGGGAGTTGTTGCTTACGGGGAAGCAAAACGGAGGTTTAGATAA